A window from Setaria italica strain Yugu1 chromosome VIII, Setaria_italica_v2.0, whole genome shotgun sequence encodes these proteins:
- the LOC101764828 gene encoding cilia- and flagella-associated protein 91 has product MASRRFFAYDPYDYYYASPYHYTYPYYQNQQPAPPCGAGGFFPDAAPEAVSVAPRPRVQSSRPVSIPVRFVGSDLEPESGTVRMPPPAATAVPRKRAPSAEEAALRVQAATRGFLARRSVRAVRDVEREAEEVRGKIAREVEALRVDAMARVAVGEALMRMLLRLDAVRGAREYRRKVTKRVLALQDAVDALEATPALVAASDQEIESAVTADESAVASEVTDVVERSGEIEEEAVEAAAEMEVDADGADGEQGEAEERKQALDAENLAGDKPEGSDAEGEWEMVTEEPEPAAEPTTCHEAPQHQESAGTEIRTAAEAGGAGLDTAKVMEMVAALCERNAQQCAVIGALAERVDALERAVRRVEDAERRRRRAKKLRKEGKWSNNGKCYSD; this is encoded by the coding sequence atggcgTCTCGCCGATTCTTCGCGTACGACCCCTACGACTACTACTACGCCTCACCGTACCACTACACCTACCCGTACTACCAAAACCAGCAGCCGGCCCCACCCTGCGGCGCCGGTGGCTTCTTCCCGGACGCCGCGCCGGAGGCGGTGAGCGTGGCTCCGCGGCCCAGGGTCCAGTCGTCGAGGCCGGTCTCCATCCCCGTCCGCTTCGTCGGGTCGGACCTGGAGCCTGAGAGCGGGACGGTTaggatgccgccgccggcggcgacggcggtgccgAGGAAGCGGGCGCCGTCGGCAGAGGAGGCCGCGTTGAGGGTGCAGGCGGCGACGCGCGGGTTCCTGGCGAGGAGGTCGGTGCGGGCGGTGCGCGAcgtggagagggaggcggaggaggttaGGGGCAAGATCGCGCGCGAGGTGGAGGCGCTGCGCGTCGACGCGATGGCGCGGGTTGCCGTCGGGGAGGCGCTCATGAGGATGCTGCTCCGGCTCGACGCGGTGCGCGGCGCGCGGGAGTACCGGAGGAAGGTCACCAAGCGGGTGCTCGCGCTGCAGGACGCCGTGGACGCCCTCGAGGCGACGCCGGCGCTGGTGGCCGCTTCGGATCAGGAGATCGAGTCCGCGGTGACGGCTGACGAGAGCGCGGTTGCTTCGGAGGTTACTGATGTGGTGGAGCGTAGCGGCGAGATCGAAGAGGAGgcggttgaggccgctgccgagATGGAGGTGGACGCGGACGGAGCCGACGGCGAGCAGGGAGAGGCGGAGGAAAGGAAACAGGCGCTCGATGCGGAGAACCTTGCCGGCGACAAGCCGGAAGGTTCGGACGCGGAGGGCGAGTGGGAGATGGTGACGGAGGAACCTGAGCCCGCGGCGGAGCCGACGACGTGCCACGAGGCGCCGCAGCACCAGGAATCGGCGGGAACAGAGATCagaacggcggcggaggccggcggcgccggcctggACACTGCGAAGGTGATGGAGATGGTGGCAGCGCTGTGCGAGCGGAACGCGCAGCAGTGCGCGGTGATCGGGGCGCTGGCGGAGCGCGTGGACGCGCTGGAGCGCGCCGTGCGACGAGTGGAGGACgccgagcgccggcggcggcgggccaagAAGCTCAGGAAGGAGGGGAAGTGGAGCAACAACGGCAAATGCTACAGCGACTGA